One Lentibacillus cibarius DNA window includes the following coding sequences:
- the ltrA gene encoding group II intron reverse transcriptase/maturase → MQALRYWDYYEMTETFSDLYDKSLKQQPFSHLYGIITSRENILLAYRTIKSNKGSKTPGTDGNTIHDMKKWPETKLVMEIRRQLENYRPKKVRRKWVDKGNGKWRPLGIPCILDRIIQQSFKQVLEPIAEARFYKHSYGFRPLRSTHHAMARIQQLINLSHFHFVVDVDIKSFFDHINHTLLIKQLWNMGIQDRKVLACIDKMLKAEIDGEGIPTGGVPQGGLLSTLLANIVLNDLDQWVAGQWETFPLTNPYSSDDSARHAKKRTNLKEGYLVRYADDFKILCKDGKTAQKWYHAVRLYLKDRLKLDISPEKSQIVNLRKRESEFLGFTIRANKKRKKRVARTGIKPDKKRKIKEEARKLIRRIRSSPSALNALRFNSFVLGIHYYFKRATKVNLEFSRLAYDLRAFIYNHLRPVGKYGRPANPPPTYKKLYHSSFKTFQIAGVYLFPLADVKTVNTMGFSPEMTPFTKEGRDKIHKKLRPDIQREVGELMKSTLPNRSVEYLDNRISRYSMKMGKCEITGMELPASDVHCHHYLPLNFGGSDQFNNLRIIHEDVHRLIHTMDKEMIDELKRKFQLTSGMIQKVNRFREKCKLESV, encoded by the coding sequence GTGCAAGCTTTACGATATTGGGATTACTACGAAATGACGGAGACATTTTCAGACTTGTACGATAAAAGCTTAAAACAACAACCCTTTTCTCATCTTTACGGCATTATCACATCAAGAGAAAATATTTTACTAGCTTATCGTACCATTAAATCGAATAAGGGTTCCAAAACACCTGGAACCGATGGGAATACTATCCATGACATGAAAAAGTGGCCTGAAACAAAACTAGTAATGGAAATTCGAAGGCAATTAGAAAATTATCGCCCAAAGAAAGTCAGACGGAAATGGGTAGATAAAGGCAATGGAAAGTGGAGACCTCTAGGTATTCCTTGTATCCTAGACCGCATTATCCAACAAAGTTTTAAACAGGTACTTGAACCAATCGCGGAAGCCAGATTCTATAAGCATAGTTATGGATTTAGGCCTCTCCGCTCGACGCACCATGCGATGGCAAGAATTCAACAACTTATTAATCTATCCCACTTTCACTTTGTGGTTGACGTTGATATTAAAAGTTTCTTTGACCATATTAACCATACGCTGCTTATAAAGCAACTGTGGAACATGGGGATTCAAGACCGGAAGGTATTAGCCTGCATTGACAAAATGCTGAAAGCTGAAATTGATGGGGAAGGCATACCTACAGGGGGCGTACCCCAGGGCGGATTATTATCAACGTTATTGGCAAACATAGTGCTCAATGACCTTGACCAATGGGTTGCTGGACAATGGGAGACGTTTCCTCTTACTAATCCATATAGCTCAGATGATTCTGCAAGGCATGCCAAGAAACGAACGAACCTAAAAGAAGGATATCTCGTCCGCTACGCGGACGATTTTAAAATACTTTGTAAGGACGGCAAAACAGCTCAGAAATGGTACCACGCTGTAAGGCTTTACCTTAAAGACCGTTTGAAATTGGATATATCGCCGGAAAAATCACAAATCGTGAATCTTCGGAAACGGGAATCCGAATTTCTAGGCTTCACTATTCGTGCCAATAAAAAGCGTAAAAAGCGAGTCGCACGTACCGGTATTAAACCGGATAAAAAGCGTAAAATCAAGGAAGAAGCACGGAAGCTGATTCGCAGAATCAGGTCGTCGCCTTCGGCTCTTAATGCTTTGCGTTTTAACAGTTTTGTTCTGGGAATACATTATTATTTCAAAAGGGCTACTAAGGTCAATCTGGAGTTCTCACGTCTTGCCTATGACTTAAGAGCGTTCATATATAATCATCTCAGACCAGTAGGTAAATACGGTCGTCCGGCTAATCCACCGCCAACTTATAAAAAGCTGTATCACAGTAGCTTTAAAACATTTCAAATCGCTGGTGTATATTTATTCCCGCTAGCGGATGTTAAAACGGTTAACACCATGGGATTCAGTCCGGAAATGACTCCTTTTACCAAAGAAGGCAGGGATAAAATACACAAAAAGTTGCGCCCGGATATCCAACGGGAAGTTGGTGAGTTGATGAAATCAACACTTCCGAACCGAAGCGTTGAATATTTGGATAATCGAATCAGCCGGTACAGCATGAAAATGGGTAAATGCGAAATTACAGGTATGGAGCTACCTGCTTCAGATGTCCATTGTCATCACTACCTGCCGCTAAATTTTGGAGGAAGTGATCAATTTAATAACCTTCGCATTATCCATGAAGACGTGCATCGATTGATTCATACTATGGATAAAGAGATGATTGATGAACTCAAAAGGAAATTTCAACTTACTAGCGGAATGATTCAAAAGGTCAATCGATTCCGCGAAAAGTGTAAGCTTGAATCCGTGTGA
- a CDS encoding GNAT family N-acetyltransferase produces the protein MKTEQTGDLYLTPYKRGKDKGQELYNYAKQFFKRNNVGEYHLRVSPTIVSAVWFYRKMGMNEIGPEMNGKVIRMRAYRNLLGRTVFLNRAHYWV, from the coding sequence ATTAAAACTGAACAAACAGGCGATCTTTACCTAACTCCTTATAAGCGTGGAAAGGATAAGGGGCAAGAATTATACAATTATGCAAAGCAGTTTTTTAAAAGAAATAATGTTGGTGAATACCATCTAAGGGTCTCCCCGACTATTGTCTCTGCAGTATGGTTTTATCGTAAAATGGGTATGAATGAAATCGGCCCTGAAATGAACGGGAAAGTAATCAGAATGAGGGCATATCGTAATTTGTTAGGGAGAACGGTGTTCTTGAATCGGGCGCATTACTGGGTGTGA
- a CDS encoding molybdopterin-dependent oxidoreductase, giving the protein MVGTHWGIYQVETTDGAIVDVQPARTDSNPSPIGELLYDAMDNRFRIAQPMVRAGYLRGDQNHRQSRGKEPFVPVSWDEALELAASALKDIKEKAGNSGVYGGSYGWGSAGRFHHAQSQIHRFLNTIGGYVASVNNYSAAACQVIVPHVIGVDYGTADDVVEYGEIIENCDLLIAFGGLNQYNNQVKPGGVTDHHERNVIEEIAASGTEVISVSPIQSDIPRDVAAEWIAARPCSDVAIMLGIAHYLEVNNKVDVRFLDRYTVGYDKFKEYLLGKSDGVMKDPEWASSIANIPSQDIIRLAEKLANARCPLITVSLSLQRSEHGEQPFWLAIVLAAMLGSIGKKGGGFGLRWGSSNGSGYYHKNPFSWGSLPQGRNPIKQTIPVARIADMLLNPGSPYAYNGENRTYPDIQLIYWAGGNPFHHHQDLNKLRRAWRKPETVIVHDSTWTATARHADIVFPANTFLERNDVICSKDDYHITPSKKALENYGQSLTDYEIFCGLAERLGVLEAFSEGRDEMAWLKNIYKVSRNNAKQAGAELIPFDEFWETGEPLYAEPKMKPRRNNFMSRFLNDPKAQPLSTPSGKIEIFSSRIASFKYADCTGHPKWFDKNEWLGAPRASSFPLHMISHQPRNKLHSQFDFGAFSHKDKTAGRETVTINPADACKRGITDGMLVRIFNDRGACLTGARLSDDIMQGVVSLPTGAWYCPDDTEGSNSLEYHGNPNVLTADKGTSSLAQGPTAHSCLVEIKPFHGSAPEVQELLMPKFISRADL; this is encoded by the coding sequence ATGGTTGGTACTCATTGGGGAATCTATCAAGTTGAGACTACTGACGGTGCTATTGTTGATGTACAGCCTGCGCGGACGGACTCTAATCCATCCCCCATTGGAGAACTATTGTATGATGCGATGGATAACCGTTTCCGTATTGCTCAACCTATGGTTAGAGCTGGATATTTACGAGGTGATCAAAATCATCGTCAATCCCGCGGAAAAGAACCTTTTGTACCGGTAAGTTGGGACGAAGCACTTGAACTGGCAGCATCCGCATTAAAGGACATAAAGGAAAAGGCAGGAAATTCCGGAGTCTATGGTGGATCGTATGGATGGGGCAGTGCCGGGAGATTCCATCATGCCCAAAGTCAGATCCACCGATTCTTGAACACTATCGGCGGGTACGTCGCATCGGTGAACAATTACTCTGCGGCCGCTTGCCAAGTTATTGTTCCCCATGTAATTGGTGTGGATTATGGAACTGCAGACGATGTGGTAGAATATGGCGAGATCATCGAGAACTGCGACTTGCTCATTGCCTTCGGAGGTTTGAATCAGTATAATAACCAAGTAAAACCAGGTGGGGTCACTGACCACCACGAAAGAAATGTGATAGAAGAGATTGCGGCATCGGGAACCGAAGTCATCTCGGTCAGCCCCATTCAATCCGATATACCAAGGGATGTTGCGGCTGAATGGATTGCTGCAAGACCTTGCTCAGACGTTGCTATTATGCTTGGAATTGCCCATTACCTTGAAGTGAACAACAAGGTCGACGTTAGGTTCCTTGATCGTTACACAGTCGGATATGACAAGTTCAAGGAATATCTGCTGGGGAAGTCTGACGGTGTTATGAAGGATCCAGAATGGGCATCCTCCATCGCTAATATTCCTTCACAAGATATTATACGTCTCGCTGAAAAACTTGCCAATGCACGTTGTCCGTTAATAACGGTCAGCCTGTCACTACAAAGATCAGAACATGGCGAGCAACCCTTCTGGCTCGCCATCGTGCTTGCCGCTATGCTGGGATCGATAGGAAAGAAAGGTGGCGGTTTTGGACTTAGATGGGGGAGTAGTAATGGTTCAGGTTACTATCATAAAAACCCTTTTTCATGGGGCAGTCTTCCGCAAGGCCGGAACCCAATCAAGCAGACGATCCCTGTTGCCCGAATTGCTGATATGCTGCTGAATCCAGGTAGCCCTTACGCATACAATGGAGAAAATAGAACCTATCCTGATATTCAACTAATCTATTGGGCTGGCGGTAATCCATTTCATCATCACCAAGATTTGAACAAACTCCGCCGTGCTTGGAGGAAGCCGGAAACCGTGATTGTTCATGATTCGACTTGGACAGCTACAGCACGTCACGCGGATATCGTATTCCCGGCAAACACCTTCCTTGAGCGTAATGATGTTATTTGCAGCAAAGATGATTATCATATTACTCCGTCGAAAAAGGCGCTAGAGAATTACGGGCAATCTCTAACTGATTATGAAATTTTCTGCGGGTTGGCTGAAAGACTGGGTGTGCTTGAAGCTTTTTCAGAAGGTCGCGATGAGATGGCGTGGCTGAAAAACATTTATAAAGTTAGTAGGAATAACGCCAAACAGGCAGGTGCCGAATTGATTCCCTTTGATGAGTTTTGGGAGACGGGCGAGCCTTTATATGCAGAGCCTAAGATGAAGCCGAGACGAAATAACTTTATGTCACGCTTTCTCAACGATCCTAAGGCCCAGCCGCTGTCGACACCTTCCGGGAAGATCGAGATCTTCTCGAGTAGAATCGCATCCTTTAAATATGCTGACTGTACCGGGCATCCGAAATGGTTTGATAAAAATGAATGGTTAGGAGCGCCTCGGGCAAGTAGTTTTCCATTACACATGATCTCTCATCAACCACGGAATAAACTTCATAGTCAATTCGATTTCGGAGCTTTCAGCCATAAGGATAAAACAGCGGGGAGGGAGACGGTTACTATAAATCCTGCTGATGCATGTAAGCGTGGGATAACGGACGGAATGCTTGTACGGATTTTTAATGATCGAGGTGCTTGCTTGACAGGAGCGAGACTTTCAGACGACATTATGCAAGGTGTCGTTAGTTTGCCTACAGGCGCATGGTATTGTCCAGACGATACCGAGGGATCTAATAGCCTGGAGTACCACGGCAACCCGAATGTCTTGACAGCCGACAAAGGTACTTCTTCACTAGCGCAAGGGCCAACCGCCCATAGTTGCTTGGTCGAAATCAAACCGTTTCATGGTTCTGCGCCAGAAGTTCAAGAATTGTTGATGCCCAAATTTATTTCGCGTGCGGATTTGTAA
- a CDS encoding energy-coupling factor transporter transmembrane component T family protein produces MSEAIILGQYIEKESILHRLDPRTKLVSMVSIMVWFVVIQSVMEYMLATVFTFFLLFISNVSIRYYWKSLRPILFILLFTAMYNAFLTKGEVVLWEWSVFHLTQEGIYQGIRFAWRIVLLILMASILTFTTKPLSLTAGLERLLKPLSRLGIPVEQFSLMVTIAIRFIPTIVSEFDRIVLAQKARGIDVKERSLIQRLFLYLPMLIPLLFSLIQRAETLAEAIDSRVYGKGKNRTSYRSLQLSAADYRGLTIVHLFVVSGVFWSIYFV; encoded by the coding sequence TTGTCTGAAGCAATTATTCTGGGGCAGTATATTGAAAAGGAATCGATACTTCATCGGCTTGATCCGCGTACAAAGCTAGTTTCGATGGTCAGTATCATGGTATGGTTTGTCGTGATTCAGTCAGTGATGGAGTATATGCTGGCCACGGTCTTTACTTTTTTCCTTCTGTTCATCTCAAATGTTTCGATACGATACTATTGGAAAAGTTTACGTCCAATTCTGTTTATTCTTTTGTTTACAGCTATGTACAATGCGTTTCTTACTAAAGGAGAGGTTGTCCTGTGGGAATGGTCTGTCTTCCATTTAACACAGGAAGGAATATATCAGGGAATCCGGTTTGCATGGAGGATTGTACTGCTTATTTTAATGGCATCTATACTTACATTCACCACAAAGCCACTATCGTTAACTGCCGGTTTAGAGCGACTGCTCAAGCCATTATCCCGTTTGGGTATTCCTGTTGAACAGTTTTCCCTGATGGTTACAATTGCAATTCGTTTCATCCCGACGATTGTGAGCGAATTTGATCGTATTGTACTTGCGCAAAAAGCAAGAGGGATCGATGTCAAAGAGCGCTCCTTGATTCAAAGGTTGTTCTTGTATTTACCCATGCTAATTCCGCTGCTTTTTTCTTTAATTCAACGAGCGGAAACACTTGCGGAAGCGATTGACTCGCGTGTATATGGAAAAGGGAAAAACCGTACCAGCTATCGCAGTCTTCAGTTGTCTGCTGCCGATTACCGGGGTCTCACTATTGTACATTTATTTGTTGTTAGCGGTGTATTCTGGTCGATTTATTTTGTTTAG
- a CDS encoding ATP-binding cassette domain-containing protein, with the protein MIFTLKDINVCIGKEKILHNITCSIPRGRWISVIGTSGSGKSTLLKTLKGLVTIDSGEYFFDDRQIVRKKSIGTTFISEVGYVFQYPEHQFFQTTVYKELALGLKQKKYSKKKINDTISEILQLFDLSEEFLAKSPFQLSGGQRRKLAIASVMTTKPKIMLLDEPTAALDPISRKKIVAGIKRWQEEGNTVIFVSHQMEDVAEYSDSVIVMQRGRIVTHMDATALFLHYGNLMEESGMILPPSVQLKDCVEKLTKEYVDITSCREADILAAVRKVVAKRGAQFV; encoded by the coding sequence ATGATTTTTACATTAAAAGATATAAATGTTTGTATCGGTAAAGAAAAAATTTTACATAATATAACCTGTTCTATTCCTAGAGGGAGATGGATTTCCGTTATTGGAACATCCGGTTCAGGAAAATCAACATTGCTTAAAACGCTAAAGGGATTAGTTACTATCGACAGTGGAGAATATTTTTTCGACGATAGGCAGATTGTACGAAAAAAAAGTATTGGTACGACATTTATTTCCGAAGTGGGATATGTTTTTCAATATCCTGAACATCAATTTTTCCAGACAACAGTATATAAAGAACTTGCGCTAGGTTTAAAACAAAAAAAGTACTCGAAAAAAAAGATAAATGATACCATCTCAGAAATACTGCAGCTTTTTGATCTGTCCGAGGAATTTCTTGCTAAATCCCCATTTCAACTAAGTGGCGGACAGCGCAGAAAACTTGCGATTGCCTCCGTCATGACAACTAAACCGAAGATTATGCTGTTAGACGAACCAACAGCAGCGCTTGATCCCATAAGTCGAAAGAAAATAGTAGCAGGAATCAAACGCTGGCAAGAAGAAGGCAATACTGTTATCTTTGTCTCCCATCAAATGGAGGATGTTGCCGAGTATTCAGATAGTGTGATCGTTATGCAGCGTGGCAGAATTGTCACACATATGGATGCGACAGCTTTGTTTTTGCATTATGGAAATCTTATGGAAGAAAGCGGGATGATTCTTCCGCCATCTGTTCAGCTGAAAGATTGCGTAGAAAAACTGACGAAAGAATATGTAGATATCACCAGCTGCAGAGAAGCGGATATTTTAGCAGCGGTTCGCAAAGTAGTGGCCAAGCGAGGTGCACAATTTGTCTGA
- a CDS encoding ATP-binding cassette domain-containing protein, giving the protein MIMFDQVSFYYQNNNPIVSNLNLSIKEREYVALVGQNGCGKSTITKLMNGLLTPKKGSVKVFGMKTANNSYIQSIRKHVGYIFQNPENQFITTSVLDEIVFGLENIQVPKEEMDERINRTLAMVGMSSYRYAMPQYLSGGQKQKIAIAAILAMEPSYILFDEATSMLDPKGRQDILAIMRQLNQLGITIIHITHHMEEALEAKRILFVHKGELRFDGSPFQFFTTIPVTDYGLDKPFVFRASETLNTPVDSSLDWRKLVESL; this is encoded by the coding sequence ATGATTATGTTTGATCAGGTTAGCTTTTATTATCAAAATAACAATCCGATTGTTTCCAATCTCAATCTTTCCATAAAAGAACGGGAATATGTCGCCCTTGTCGGTCAAAATGGCTGTGGAAAATCAACCATTACAAAATTGATGAATGGTCTTCTTACTCCCAAAAAAGGGTCTGTTAAAGTTTTTGGAATGAAAACAGCTAATAATTCATATATTCAATCTATTCGAAAGCATGTTGGATATATTTTTCAAAATCCGGAAAATCAGTTTATTACGACATCTGTTTTAGATGAAATCGTGTTTGGTCTGGAAAATATTCAGGTTCCTAAAGAGGAAATGGATGAGCGTATTAACAGGACCCTAGCAATGGTTGGAATGTCGTCATACAGGTATGCGATGCCCCAATACCTATCCGGCGGGCAAAAACAAAAGATTGCCATTGCAGCTATTTTGGCTATGGAACCGAGCTATATTCTTTTTGATGAGGCGACATCTATGCTTGACCCAAAGGGGAGGCAAGATATACTCGCCATAATGCGCCAGTTGAATCAACTTGGGATAACGATTATTCATATTACCCATCATATGGAAGAGGCATTAGAAGCGAAACGTATTCTTTTTGTTCACAAGGGTGAACTGCGATTTGACGGTTCTCCATTCCAATTTTTTACAACTATTCCCGTAACTGACTACGGACTGGATAAACCTTTTGTCTTCCGTGCATCCGAGACACTAAATACACCTGTCGATTCCTCTCTGGATTGGAGAAAGTTGGTTGAATCTTTATGA
- a CDS encoding MaoC/PaaZ C-terminal domain-containing protein, with product MEKRKITREAVQHYANVSKDNASIHIQEIGDNKSTTKKAIAHGAYIMGLAQSLYSMKHAGKWAKSCTMTFHNPVYVDSNVWFDFVETKDCIEIFVTGEDSELLAKGVLDVTRL from the coding sequence ATGGAAAAAAGAAAGATTACGAGAGAAGCAGTTCAGCATTATGCAAATGTTTCAAAAGATAATGCCTCTATTCATATACAAGAAATCGGAGACAATAAAAGCACCACTAAAAAAGCTATTGCCCATGGAGCGTATATCATGGGACTCGCACAGTCATTGTACAGCATGAAGCACGCGGGGAAGTGGGCAAAATCTTGCACTATGACATTTCATAACCCGGTATATGTTGATTCTAATGTATGGTTTGATTTTGTGGAGACGAAGGATTGCATTGAGATTTTTGTGACAGGCGAGGATTCCGAGCTATTGGCAAAAGGTGTTTTAGATGTTACACGGTTATGA
- a CDS encoding thiolase family protein produces the protein MTECVFVTAKRTPIGKKGGVLKSLDPENLLSPLIERIMTESGLAAESVADVIAGNVVGPGGNISRVSLLNAGLPVTVPGVTIDRQCGSGLEAIQVAARHIQSGAGDIYLAGGTESTSRAPWKLARPKHMSGTPTLYERAPFTPSSYGDPDMGVAAENVAKKYQITREAQDEYAGKSHKKAINAIRRKRFSDEIVPLEVIGQLVSADECPRDHSKLEKILRRMPPLFHKDGSVTAGNACPVNDGAALVLAMSSQKCKELGLVPAVRFVDAAVAGVDPALLGIGPVPAVKKLLKRQQLTIEDIDIVEFNEAFSSQVLASLKELKIPEEKVNVNGGAIALGHPYGASGAILMTRLMTEMKYGNYNRGLATLGIGGGMGLAVLVEAI, from the coding sequence ATGACAGAATGTGTTTTTGTTACAGCTAAACGAACCCCGATCGGCAAAAAAGGAGGAGTACTGAAGTCACTTGACCCGGAAAACCTTCTATCGCCACTCATCGAGAGAATCATGACTGAAAGTGGACTAGCTGCTGAATCAGTAGCTGATGTCATTGCTGGGAATGTGGTAGGTCCAGGGGGAAACATTTCCCGCGTTTCATTACTTAATGCCGGGCTGCCTGTTACTGTACCGGGTGTAACAATTGATAGGCAATGTGGGTCCGGACTTGAGGCAATTCAAGTTGCAGCACGTCATATTCAAAGCGGTGCGGGTGATATTTATCTGGCGGGCGGTACAGAAAGCACGAGTCGGGCACCGTGGAAACTGGCAAGACCAAAGCATATGTCAGGCACACCCACATTATATGAGCGTGCCCCTTTCACACCATCTTCTTATGGTGATCCTGATATGGGGGTTGCTGCGGAGAATGTTGCGAAAAAATATCAGATAACAAGAGAAGCACAAGATGAATACGCAGGAAAAAGTCATAAAAAAGCGATTAATGCTATAAGGAGAAAGCGTTTTTCGGATGAAATTGTTCCATTGGAAGTTATAGGGCAACTGGTGAGCGCAGATGAATGTCCACGTGATCACTCAAAATTGGAGAAAATCCTGAGACGAATGCCTCCATTATTTCACAAAGACGGAAGTGTGACGGCCGGAAATGCTTGCCCGGTTAATGATGGTGCAGCATTAGTGCTAGCAATGTCGAGCCAAAAATGCAAAGAACTTGGGCTGGTACCGGCTGTGCGTTTTGTGGATGCTGCAGTGGCAGGGGTAGATCCAGCCTTACTTGGCATTGGTCCTGTTCCAGCGGTGAAAAAACTATTAAAACGACAACAATTAACGATAGAGGATATTGATATCGTCGAATTTAACGAAGCATTTTCTTCACAAGTGCTTGCATCACTCAAAGAACTCAAAATACCGGAAGAAAAAGTGAATGTGAATGGCGGGGCTATAGCATTAGGACATCCATACGGGGCATCCGGAGCTATTTTGATGACACGATTAATGACAGAGATGAAGTACGGAAACTATAATAGAGGTCTTGCAACCCTTGGAATAGGCGGGGGAATGGGACTGGCAGTACTAGTAGAGGCGATATGA
- a CDS encoding AMP-binding protein produces MQMKSWNVMDAIIQQAKKSPDKIAICERGKTCTYADLLHQVRKVSCGLKKNKGVNDRVVIMSNNCIEYAEVFLGAIYAGCIPVVLDPKWSQKEMIQVLDNNNPSLLFGDKYKLMKIPDKTMQTKISFQEDKDITSYSTWVASQKEDTVMETNEMLFIGYTSGTTGKPKGFMRSHQSWIKSFESGIDIFRFKENDHFIAPGSFAHSLSLFVLIQSLYLGGTFHVVSKFNAEKVAAICNQYKEVILFVVPTMIQSLIESTINEADIKGLISSGSKWTAAMKKQAIKRFGKTKLFEFYGTSEASYISYLTVSEETDLHSAGKPFPGVEISVCNENGWERDRGEVGQLKIKSEMVFTGYDHMPEETKAVFHDGWLLLGDYGYLDENNKLYLSGRKKNMIITGGLNVFPEEVETVLKQLSEIKESMVFGISDMHWGERVVAVVSWKGERKLSSVSLRKYCSEFLATYKIPKKVVTVDSFVYTGGGKVARKVMEDRIKDVLT; encoded by the coding sequence ATGCAAATGAAATCATGGAATGTAATGGATGCTATTATTCAACAAGCAAAAAAATCACCTGACAAAATTGCGATTTGTGAAAGAGGGAAAACATGTACATATGCCGATCTTCTTCATCAAGTGAGAAAAGTTTCCTGTGGGTTAAAGAAAAATAAAGGAGTAAATGACAGAGTTGTGATTATGTCCAATAATTGTATAGAGTATGCGGAAGTATTCCTTGGTGCAATCTATGCCGGCTGTATCCCAGTGGTGCTTGATCCCAAATGGAGTCAAAAAGAAATGATTCAAGTATTAGACAATAACAATCCTTCACTTCTTTTTGGGGACAAATATAAGCTTATGAAAATCCCTGATAAAACCATGCAAACAAAGATTTCTTTTCAAGAAGATAAGGATATCACTTCCTATAGTACATGGGTAGCTTCACAAAAAGAAGACACTGTCATGGAAACGAATGAAATGTTATTCATAGGCTATACCTCTGGAACAACCGGGAAACCAAAAGGGTTTATGCGAAGTCACCAATCATGGATTAAAAGTTTTGAATCAGGTATAGACATATTCAGGTTTAAAGAGAACGATCATTTTATAGCGCCGGGTTCCTTTGCTCATTCTTTGTCACTGTTTGTGCTCATACAGAGTTTATATCTAGGCGGCACGTTTCATGTGGTTTCAAAATTCAATGCGGAAAAAGTGGCTGCTATATGCAATCAGTACAAAGAGGTTATTTTATTTGTTGTTCCTACGATGATTCAATCATTAATCGAGAGTACAATAAATGAAGCGGATATTAAGGGATTAATCAGTTCGGGTTCGAAGTGGACTGCAGCTATGAAGAAGCAGGCTATTAAACGATTTGGCAAAACAAAGTTATTTGAGTTCTATGGTACCTCGGAGGCAAGTTATATTAGCTATCTTACTGTATCAGAAGAAACCGACTTACATTCTGCAGGGAAACCTTTTCCTGGTGTTGAAATCTCTGTATGTAATGAAAATGGATGGGAGCGCGATAGAGGGGAAGTCGGACAACTAAAGATAAAAAGTGAGATGGTATTCACTGGTTATGATCATATGCCTGAAGAGACTAAAGCTGTTTTTCATGATGGCTGGCTTTTATTAGGAGATTATGGCTATCTGGATGAAAATAATAAATTATATCTAAGCGGACGAAAGAAGAACATGATTATTACGGGCGGGTTAAATGTTTTTCCTGAAGAAGTGGAAACTGTTCTTAAGCAACTTTCGGAAATTAAGGAATCTATGGTGTTTGGCATTTCCGATATGCACTGGGGTGAGAGAGTTGTTGCTGTTGTTTCCTGGAAAGGTGAAAGGAAACTTTCCTCTGTTAGTTTGAGAAAATATTGTTCTGAGTTTTTGGCAACTTATAAAATTCCGAAAAAAGTAGTGACGGTTGATTCATTTGTCTATACAGGCGGTGGGAAGGTAGCGCGTAAGGTGATGGAAGACCGAATAAAGGATGTACTAACATGA
- a CDS encoding biotin transporter BioY, translating into MSTKEMVYIALFAALIGVLGIIPPIPLGFIPVPITAQTLGVMLAGCFLGRKMGALSLVLFIVLIAIGLPLLTGGRGGFSVLVGPSAGYILSWPIAAYLIGYFVEKIWSKLAVWKVIAINIFFGVILVSLIGAPVMAIITGTSVWAGLVGATVFLPGDCLKAVIAAFIAVQLNSVSPIEEKTQGV; encoded by the coding sequence ATGTCTACAAAAGAAATGGTTTACATAGCGTTATTTGCCGCGTTGATTGGTGTGCTGGGTATAATTCCACCGATTCCGCTAGGATTTATTCCTGTGCCAATTACTGCACAAACTTTGGGTGTCATGCTGGCAGGCTGCTTTTTAGGAAGGAAAATGGGAGCGCTAAGTTTAGTGTTATTTATTGTTTTAATTGCGATTGGCTTACCGCTGTTAACAGGTGGACGTGGAGGTTTTTCTGTGCTGGTCGGTCCTTCTGCCGGTTATATTCTCAGCTGGCCAATTGCAGCTTATCTAATTGGTTACTTTGTTGAAAAGATTTGGAGTAAATTAGCTGTGTGGAAGGTAATTGCTATTAACATTTTTTTTGGTGTGATACTTGTCAGTTTAATTGGTGCGCCTGTTATGGCAATTATTACAGGTACTTCTGTATGGGCAGGGCTTGTTGGCGCAACGGTGTTTCTGCCCGGGGACTGCCTGAAAGCAGTTATTGCTGCTTTCATTGCAGTGCAATTAAATTCGGTCAGTCCAATTGAAGAGAAAACCCAAGGAGTGTAA